The following are encoded together in the Glycine soja cultivar W05 chromosome 5, ASM419377v2, whole genome shotgun sequence genome:
- the LOC114413563 gene encoding probable lactoylglutathione lyase, chloroplastic, with the protein MVLVRVVPMASSSSIRPTLSSLRFLTPSSLSLSNPSSRISFSHLPSPSVSQSNSFGLKASRELRQHGNSTRIMASGHVSQSISAASPENVLEWVKQDKRRMLHVVYRVGDLDRTIKFYTECLGMKLLRKRDIPEEKYTNAFLGYGPEDSHFVIELTYNYGVDKYDIGTGFGHFGIAVDDVAKAVELIRAKGGKITREPGPVKGGRSVIAFIEDPDGYKFELIERGPTPEPLCQVMLRVGDLNRSIEFYEKAFGMELLRTRDNPEYKYTIAMLGYGPEDKSTVLELTYNYGVTEYDKGNAYAQIAVGTDDVYKTAEAIKLAGGKITREPGALPGINTKITACLDPDGWKSVFVDNVDFLKELE; encoded by the exons ATGGTATTGGTGAGAGTGGTTCCCatggcttcttcttcttcgattCGACCCACTCTCTCCTCCCTTAGATTCTTAACACCGTCATCTCTTTCGCTCTCCAACCCTTCTTCTCGTATCTCTTTCTCCCATCTTCCCTCTCCCTCTG TGTCTCAATCCAATAGTTTTGGCCTCAAAGCTTCCAGAGAGTTGAGACAACATGGCAACTCCACGAGAATCATGGCATCAGGGCACGTGTCTCAATCGATTTCAGCTGCTTCACCAGAAAATGTGCTTGAGTGGGTCAAACAGGACAAGCGAAGAATGCTTCATGTTGTATATCGTGTTGGGGACTTGGACAGGACCATAAA GTTTTATACAGAGTGCCTAGGAATGAAGCTCCTCAGAAAGAGGGACATACCAGAGGAGAAATATACTAATGCCTTTCTTGGATATGGGCCCGAAGACTCACACTTTGTTATTGAACTGACATACA ATTATGGAGTTGACAAGTATGATATCGGAACTGGATTTGGCCATTTTGGTATAGCTGTTGATGAT GTTGCAAAAGCAGTGGAACTAATCAGAGCTAAGGGTGGCAAAATAACTAGGGAGCCTGGTCCTGTCAAGGGAGGGCGTTCAGTAATTGCATTTATTGAAGATCCTGATGGTTACAAATTTGAACTTATAGAAAGAGGTCCCACTCCTGAACCCTTGTGCCAAGTAATGCTTCGAGTGGGTGATCTTAATCGTTCCATAGAATTTTATGAGAAG GCATTTGGTATGGAGCTGCTTCGTACACGAGACAATCCAGAATACAAG TACACCATAGCAATGCTGGGTTATGGTCCAGAAGATAAAAGCACTGTTCTGGAGTTGACTTACAATTATGGAGTCACTGAATATGATAAAGGAAATGCTTATGCTCAG ATTGCAGTAGGCACAGATGATGTGTACAAAACTGCAGAAGCAATTAAACTAGCTGGAGGAAAGATTACTCGGGAACCTGGAGCATTACCTGGTATCAACACAAAAATTACTGCATGCTTGGATCCAGATGGCTGGAAGTCG GTTTTTGTAGATAATGTTGATTTTCTAAAGGAGTTGGAGTAG